In the Catenulispora sp. EB89 genome, one interval contains:
- the nusB gene encoding transcription antitermination factor NusB: MASPRSKARQRALEILFEADLRGIDPRTVLADTQARVRAQGPEGTIPAVQPYAATLVEGVLEHVDKIDDLLDEHSEGWALDRMPTVDRNVLRIGVYELLWQADVPDAVVLDEAVSLARLMSTDESPQFVNGLLARIAEVKDSLKR; the protein is encoded by the coding sequence ATGGCCTCACCGCGCAGCAAGGCCCGCCAACGGGCCCTGGAGATCCTCTTCGAGGCGGATCTGCGGGGCATCGACCCGCGCACGGTACTGGCCGACACCCAGGCGCGGGTGCGCGCCCAGGGGCCCGAGGGCACGATCCCGGCCGTGCAGCCGTACGCGGCCACCCTGGTCGAGGGCGTGCTGGAGCACGTGGACAAGATCGACGACCTGCTCGACGAGCACAGCGAGGGCTGGGCTCTGGACCGCATGCCGACCGTGGACCGCAACGTCCTGCGGATCGGCGTGTACGAGCTGCTCTGGCAGGCCGACGTGCCCGACGCGGTGGTCCTGGACGAGGCGGTCTCGCTGGCGCGGCTGATGTCGACCGACGAGTCGCCGCAGTTCGTCAACGGGCTGCTCGCGCGGATAGCCGAGGTCAAGGACAGCTTGAAGCGGTAG
- a CDS encoding phosphotriesterase, protein MIRTVLGDIVPDTLGITDSHDHLFFASAKLPGQELDDVAAADAELRAFAKAGGQALAQWTPMGLGRHAEALPALSESAGVHIIAATGLHQAGHYPPEKLPRLLDGLAGRFIAELSAGLRRDEDPDGPPLPARAGLIKVAGDFHQVDRHASATFEAAAAAHHATGSPIAVHLEGGTHPLGVLKALDGVPASSFILGHLNRFPDLGPHREAAEAGAFLGFDGPSRANHATDWRLFDCLAALVEAGHADRVLLGGDTTSAAARAASGGGPGIPYLLTDIRARVLRDFGPDVADAFFRRNPARAFDADWRV, encoded by the coding sequence GTGATCCGCACGGTCCTCGGCGACATCGTCCCGGACACGCTGGGCATCACCGACTCGCACGACCATCTGTTCTTCGCCTCGGCCAAGCTCCCCGGTCAGGAGCTGGACGACGTCGCGGCGGCCGACGCCGAGCTGCGGGCGTTCGCCAAGGCTGGCGGTCAGGCACTGGCCCAGTGGACGCCGATGGGCCTGGGACGGCACGCGGAGGCGCTGCCGGCGCTGTCGGAGTCGGCCGGCGTCCACATCATCGCCGCCACCGGGCTGCACCAGGCCGGGCACTATCCGCCCGAGAAGCTGCCGCGCCTGCTCGACGGCCTGGCCGGGCGGTTCATCGCAGAGCTCAGTGCAGGACTTCGCCGCGATGAGGACCCGGACGGCCCGCCGCTGCCGGCGCGAGCCGGCCTGATCAAGGTGGCCGGAGACTTCCACCAGGTGGACCGGCACGCCTCCGCGACCTTCGAGGCGGCGGCCGCCGCTCACCACGCCACCGGCTCCCCGATCGCAGTGCACTTGGAAGGCGGCACACATCCGCTCGGAGTGTTGAAAGCGCTGGACGGCGTCCCCGCGTCATCGTTCATTCTGGGGCATCTGAACCGTTTCCCGGACCTCGGACCGCACCGCGAAGCGGCCGAAGCAGGGGCCTTCCTCGGCTTCGACGGCCCCTCGCGCGCCAACCACGCGACCGACTGGCGCCTGTTCGACTGCCTCGCCGCGCTGGTCGAGGCGGGTCACGCCGACCGCGTCCTGCTCGGCGGCGACACCACCAGCGCCGCGGCCCGTGCCGCGAGTGGCGGCGGACCGGGCATCCCGTATCTGCTCACCGATATCAGGGCCCGCGTGCTCCGGGATTTCGGCCCCGACGTCGCCGACGCCTTCTTCCGAAGGAACCCGGCGCGCGCCTTCGACGCCGACTGGCGTGTCTGA
- a CDS encoding carboxymuconolactone decarboxylase family protein — protein sequence MDFEAATLDREAGYTLLDVLQDEATQNAALPGVEKLAPGFTDWIVTALFGGTYQRPALGLRERQIANLAALTALGGVEPQLVGHVKTSERIGMSREEIVEVFVHLAPYVGVPKALAGLRAAAAAFEAADK from the coding sequence ATGGACTTCGAAGCAGCCACCCTCGACCGCGAAGCCGGCTACACCCTGCTGGACGTGCTCCAGGACGAGGCGACGCAGAACGCCGCACTGCCCGGCGTGGAGAAGCTGGCGCCGGGCTTCACCGACTGGATCGTGACGGCGCTGTTCGGCGGCACGTACCAGCGCCCCGCGCTGGGCCTGCGGGAGCGCCAGATCGCGAACCTGGCCGCGCTGACCGCGCTCGGCGGCGTCGAGCCGCAGCTGGTCGGCCACGTGAAGACCAGCGAGCGGATCGGCATGAGCCGGGAGGAGATCGTGGAGGTCTTCGTGCACCTGGCGCCGTACGTCGGCGTGCCGAAGGCGCTGGCCGGGCTGCGGGCCGCCGCGGCGGCGTTCGAGGCGGCGGACAAGTGA
- a CDS encoding ABATE domain-containing protein, which yields METVPFRLDTGATWLNLLATRGSAFGRHPEERIPTPERLADWLAAVELVPEAPVTGADLELAWRLRETLRPLALSAATGEDPSPEAAAELIAFLQAHDDPLRLAGSAAPPGLARVVPENAAAALGRVARQAADQLTGPERHALKACPESDCRGVFADPDGRRRWCPSPACASRGRVRAHRARKAAAAE from the coding sequence ATGGAGACCGTCCCCTTCCGCCTCGACACCGGCGCGACGTGGCTGAACCTGCTCGCCACGCGCGGCAGCGCCTTCGGCCGCCATCCGGAGGAGCGCATCCCGACGCCGGAGCGCTTGGCGGACTGGCTGGCGGCCGTGGAGCTGGTGCCGGAGGCGCCGGTCACCGGTGCGGATCTGGAGCTGGCCTGGCGGCTGCGCGAGACGCTGCGTCCGCTGGCGTTGTCCGCCGCGACCGGCGAGGATCCGTCCCCTGAGGCGGCGGCTGAGCTGATCGCGTTCCTGCAGGCCCACGACGACCCGCTGCGCCTGGCCGGCTCGGCCGCGCCGCCGGGGCTGGCCCGCGTGGTGCCGGAGAACGCCGCCGCCGCCCTCGGCCGCGTCGCACGCCAGGCCGCCGACCAGCTCACCGGGCCCGAGCGGCACGCGCTGAAGGCGTGCCCGGAGTCCGACTGCCGCGGCGTCTTCGCCGATCCGGACGGCCGCCGCCGCTGGTGTCCGTCGCCGGCCTGCGCCAGCCGCGGCCGGGTGCGGGCGCACCGGGCCCGTAAGGCGGCCGCGGCCGAGTAG
- a CDS encoding alpha/beta fold hydrolase: MGAYVDVDGLTMYYEVAGEGEPVVLVHGTGGFADSWAAQRDLLPDWYQLFMPECRGHGRTPDVEGPYTYENFADDIAGFIEALDLGPVRLVGWSNGASVVLRLALRRPDLVRRLVLLSGGVLDLAGQTAEATALSVEPGRTWLAETWRPLYEALSPDGPEHFPVVEEKLNRMWREATPVTRAQIAALPMPLLVLQGDDDCVEIAHAAALAGTVPDGRLAVVPGTSHIAPMEKPELVNLILLDFFEDKPAARLFPLGSLRSAAEAADTPTASADSRPGSIPRAA; the protein is encoded by the coding sequence ATGGGCGCGTACGTGGACGTCGACGGCCTGACCATGTACTACGAGGTCGCGGGGGAGGGCGAGCCGGTGGTGCTGGTCCACGGCACCGGCGGCTTCGCCGACAGCTGGGCCGCGCAACGGGACCTGCTCCCCGACTGGTACCAGCTCTTCATGCCGGAGTGCCGAGGCCACGGCCGCACCCCGGACGTCGAGGGCCCCTACACCTACGAGAACTTCGCCGACGACATCGCCGGCTTCATCGAAGCACTGGACCTGGGCCCGGTCCGCCTGGTCGGCTGGAGCAACGGCGCCAGCGTGGTCCTGCGCCTGGCGCTCCGCCGGCCCGACCTGGTGCGCCGCCTGGTCCTGCTCAGCGGCGGCGTCCTGGACCTCGCCGGCCAAACCGCCGAAGCCACGGCGCTGTCCGTCGAGCCCGGCCGCACCTGGCTGGCCGAGACCTGGCGCCCCCTCTACGAGGCACTGTCCCCGGACGGCCCCGAGCACTTCCCGGTGGTCGAGGAGAAGCTGAACCGCATGTGGCGCGAGGCGACCCCGGTCACAAGGGCCCAGATAGCGGCCCTGCCGATGCCCCTGCTGGTCCTCCAAGGCGACGACGATTGCGTCGAGATCGCGCACGCCGCAGCCCTGGCCGGCACCGTCCCGGACGGCCGCCTGGCCGTGGTCCCGGGCACCTCGCACATCGCGCCGATGGAGAAGCCGGAGCTGGTGAACCTGATCCTGCTCGACTTCTTCGAGGACAAGCCTGCCGCGCGCCTCTTCCCGCTGGGCTCGCTGCGCTCGGCGGCGGAAGCGGCCGACACGCCCACCGCATCCGCCGACTCCCGCCCCGGCTCGATCCCGCGCGCAGCCTGA
- a CDS encoding transcriptional regulator, with amino-acid sequence MSTEYAKALGVRLRAIRSQQGLSLHGVEQKSQGRWKAVVVGSYERGDRAVTVQRLSELAEFYGVPVHELLPGTGAPASAHEQGGKLVLDLERLKALPVDQAGPLLRYVGSIQSQRGDWNGRVMTIRGEDLRTLGVIYEMAPSELVKMLTEWDVLNPAAARPYNDEEGDGEAGAFPGGFAEDDEV; translated from the coding sequence ATGTCCACCGAGTACGCGAAAGCGCTGGGCGTCCGACTGCGCGCCATCCGGTCCCAGCAGGGCCTGTCCCTGCACGGCGTCGAGCAGAAGTCGCAGGGGCGCTGGAAAGCCGTCGTCGTCGGCTCGTACGAGCGCGGCGACCGCGCTGTCACCGTGCAGCGTCTGTCCGAGCTCGCCGAGTTCTACGGCGTGCCGGTCCACGAACTGCTGCCCGGCACCGGCGCCCCGGCGTCGGCGCACGAGCAGGGCGGAAAGCTGGTCCTCGACCTGGAGCGCCTGAAGGCCCTCCCGGTCGACCAGGCCGGCCCGCTGCTGCGCTATGTCGGCAGCATCCAGAGCCAGCGCGGCGACTGGAACGGCCGCGTCATGACGATCCGCGGCGAGGACCTGCGCACCCTCGGCGTCATCTACGAGATGGCCCCGTCGGAGCTGGTCAAGATGCTCACCGAGTGGGACGTCCTGAACCCGGCCGCGGCGCGCCCGTACAACGACGAGGAGGGCGACGGCGAGGCCGGCGCCTTCCCGGGCGGCTTCGCCGAGGACGACGAGGTCTGA
- the pyrR gene encoding bifunctional pyr operon transcriptional regulator/uracil phosphoribosyltransferase PyrR, whose protein sequence is MSAIPQGARPVLDEADISRALTRIAHEILERAKGAEDVMLLGIPTRGATLAKRLAARIADVEGTTVPVGFLDVTMYRDDLRMKPARALERTEIPDEGVDGRLIVLVDDVLYSGRTIRAALDALNDLGRPRAVQLAVLVDRGHRELPIRADYVGKNLPTSQRESVKVRLREHDGVQHDAVYLGIESETAI, encoded by the coding sequence ATGTCCGCAATACCGCAAGGTGCGCGGCCCGTTCTCGATGAGGCCGACATCTCCCGGGCTTTGACCCGGATAGCGCACGAGATCCTCGAACGCGCCAAGGGCGCCGAGGACGTCATGCTGCTGGGCATCCCCACCCGCGGCGCCACGCTCGCCAAGCGCTTGGCCGCCCGCATCGCCGACGTCGAGGGCACCACCGTCCCGGTCGGCTTCCTGGACGTCACCATGTACCGCGACGACCTGCGGATGAAGCCGGCCCGCGCGCTGGAGCGCACCGAGATCCCCGACGAGGGCGTCGACGGCCGCCTGATCGTCCTGGTGGACGACGTCCTGTACTCCGGACGCACCATCCGCGCCGCCCTGGACGCCCTGAACGACCTCGGCCGCCCGCGTGCCGTGCAGCTGGCGGTCCTGGTCGACCGCGGCCACCGCGAGCTGCCGATCCGCGCCGACTACGTCGGCAAGAACCTGCCGACCTCCCAGCGCGAGAGCGTGAAGGTCCGGCTGCGCGAGCACGACGGTGTGCAGCATGATGCCGTTTACCTGGGGATTGAGAGCGAGACGGCCATATGA
- a CDS encoding aspartate carbamoyltransferase catalytic subunit, with protein sequence MKRHLLSTADLSRDDAVLILDTAEEIARLAARPIKKLPTLRGRTVVNLFFEDSTRTRTSFEVAAKRLSADVINFSAKGSSVSKGESLKDTALTLEAMGADAVVVRHSASGAAYRLANAGWSSSHVVNAGDGTHEHPTQALLDAFTMRRHLGGFDGRRVTVVGDVLHSRVARSNVHLLATLGARVTLVAPPTLLPVGVESWPCDVSYDLDAAVPGSDAIMMLRVQRERMNGGFFPTQREYSRRYGLDAQRMAKLPDKAIVMHPGPMVRGMEISAAVADSDRSVIVEQVANGVSVRMAVLYLLLSGSESAIGSDEGQGQGQAQGQNQHQNTESKGAAA encoded by the coding sequence ATGAAGCGCCACCTGTTGTCCACCGCCGACCTCTCCCGCGACGACGCGGTGCTGATCCTGGACACCGCCGAGGAGATCGCCCGGCTGGCGGCCCGCCCGATCAAGAAGCTGCCGACGCTGCGCGGCCGCACCGTGGTCAATCTCTTCTTCGAGGACTCCACCCGGACCCGGACCTCCTTCGAGGTCGCGGCCAAACGGCTCAGCGCCGATGTGATCAATTTCTCGGCCAAGGGCTCCAGCGTCTCCAAGGGCGAGTCCCTGAAGGACACCGCGCTCACCCTGGAGGCCATGGGCGCCGACGCCGTCGTCGTCCGGCACAGCGCCTCCGGCGCCGCCTACCGGCTCGCGAACGCCGGCTGGAGCTCCAGCCACGTGGTCAACGCCGGCGACGGCACCCACGAGCACCCCACGCAGGCCCTGCTGGACGCCTTCACCATGCGCCGCCACCTCGGCGGCTTCGACGGCCGCCGGGTCACCGTGGTCGGCGACGTCCTGCACTCCCGGGTCGCGCGCTCCAACGTCCACCTGCTGGCCACCCTCGGCGCCCGGGTGACGCTGGTCGCCCCGCCGACCCTGCTCCCGGTCGGCGTCGAGAGCTGGCCCTGCGACGTCTCCTACGACCTGGACGCGGCCGTCCCGGGCAGCGACGCGATCATGATGCTGCGGGTCCAGCGCGAGCGGATGAACGGCGGCTTCTTCCCCACCCAGCGCGAGTACAGCCGCCGCTACGGCCTGGACGCCCAGCGCATGGCCAAGCTGCCGGACAAGGCGATCGTCATGCACCCGGGGCCGATGGTCCGCGGCATGGAGATCTCCGCCGCGGTCGCCGACTCCGACCGCTCGGTCATCGTCGAGCAGGTCGCCAACGGCGTCAGCGTCCGGATGGCCGTGCTCTACCTGCTGCTCAGCGGCAGCGAGTCCGCGATCGGCAGCGACGAGGGCCAGGGTCAGGGCCAGGCTCAGGGCCAGAACCAGCACCAGAACACCGAATCGAAGGGCGCCGCCGCGTGA
- a CDS encoding dihydroorotase, which yields MSTTYLIKNASVLGGDPQDLLLRDGIIAEAGALGPVPGTVVVDAGGLIALPGLVDLHTHLREPGREDAETVDTGTQAAALGGFTAVHAMANTDPVADTAGVVEQVWRLGREAGHCDVFPVGAVTVGLAGERLAELGAMADSAARVRVFSDDGKCVSDANLMRRALEYVKAFDGVIAQHAQEPRLTEGAQMNEGELSGILGLTGWPAVAEEAIIARDILLAAHTKSRLHVCHVSTAGSVELIRWAKSKGYPVTAEVTPHHLILTEDLVKSYDPIYKVNPPLRTAADVEALRAGLADGTIDAVATDHAPHPQEDKDCEWAAAAMGMLGLETALSVVQQTMVDSGLMSWADVADRMSVRPAAIGQVDDRHGRPLAVGEPANLVLVDPNAKRTVDRTGLASLSQNTPYQGMELPGAVVATFLRGTATVLDGKLA from the coding sequence GTGAGCACCACCTACCTGATCAAGAACGCGAGCGTCCTGGGCGGTGACCCGCAGGACCTGCTCCTGCGCGACGGCATCATCGCCGAGGCCGGGGCCCTGGGCCCGGTCCCGGGCACCGTGGTGGTCGACGCCGGCGGCCTGATCGCGCTGCCGGGCCTGGTCGACCTGCACACCCACCTGCGCGAGCCGGGCCGCGAGGACGCTGAGACCGTCGACACCGGTACCCAGGCCGCGGCGCTCGGCGGCTTCACCGCCGTGCACGCCATGGCCAACACCGACCCGGTCGCCGACACCGCCGGCGTGGTCGAGCAGGTCTGGCGCCTGGGCCGGGAGGCCGGGCACTGCGACGTGTTCCCGGTCGGCGCGGTCACCGTGGGCCTGGCCGGCGAGCGGCTGGCCGAGCTCGGCGCGATGGCCGACTCCGCGGCCCGGGTCCGGGTCTTCTCCGACGACGGCAAGTGCGTCTCCGACGCGAACCTGATGCGGCGCGCGCTGGAGTACGTGAAGGCCTTCGACGGCGTCATCGCGCAGCACGCGCAGGAGCCCCGCCTTACCGAGGGCGCGCAGATGAACGAGGGCGAGCTGTCCGGGATCCTGGGCCTGACCGGCTGGCCGGCGGTCGCCGAGGAGGCGATCATCGCCCGCGACATCCTGCTGGCCGCGCACACCAAGTCCCGCCTGCACGTCTGCCACGTCTCCACGGCCGGCTCGGTGGAGCTGATCCGCTGGGCCAAGTCCAAGGGCTACCCGGTCACCGCCGAGGTCACCCCGCACCACCTGATCCTCACCGAGGACCTGGTGAAGAGCTACGACCCGATCTACAAGGTGAACCCGCCGCTGCGCACCGCCGCGGACGTCGAGGCGCTGCGCGCGGGCCTGGCCGACGGCACCATCGACGCCGTCGCCACCGACCACGCCCCGCACCCGCAGGAGGACAAGGACTGCGAGTGGGCCGCGGCGGCCATGGGCATGCTCGGCCTGGAGACCGCGCTGTCCGTGGTGCAGCAGACCATGGTCGACAGCGGCCTGATGAGCTGGGCCGACGTCGCGGACCGGATGTCCGTGCGCCCGGCCGCGATCGGCCAGGTCGACGACCGGCACGGCCGCCCGCTGGCCGTCGGCGAGCCGGCGAACCTGGTCCTGGTCGACCCGAACGCGAAGCGCACCGTGGACCGCACGGGGCTGGCCTCGCTGTCCCAGAACACCCCGTATCAGGGCATGGAGCTGCCGGGCGCGGTCGTGGCGACGTTCCTGCGCGGGACCGCCACCGTTCTGGACGGGAAGCTCGCATGA
- the carA gene encoding glutamine-hydrolyzing carbamoyl-phosphate synthase small subunit: MSNRPPAILVLEDGRTFRGDSYGALGETYGEAVFTTGMTGYQETLTDPSYHRQVVVMTAPHIGNTGVNDEDPESRQIWVAGYVVRDPSRVASNWRSQRTLDEELVSQGIVGISGVDTRAITRHLRERGAMRCGVFSGDLAALDPAALVEKVKASPEMAGADLVGDVTTKQGYVVEPIGEHRFTVAAYDLGIKSMTPHRMAERGARVHVLSASATLEDVLALAPDGFFMSNGPGDPETTEETMVPIVQAVLDRRIPVFGICFGNQILGRAFGFGTYKLKYGHRGINQPVQDRATGKVEVTAHNHGFAVDAPLDKVSDTKYGRVEVSHVCLNDDVVEGLRALDVPAFSVQYHPEAAAGPHDAAYLFDRFTDLMAETKNNQKSEA, translated from the coding sequence ATGAGCAATCGACCCCCGGCGATCCTCGTCCTGGAGGACGGACGGACCTTCCGCGGCGACTCCTACGGCGCGCTCGGCGAGACCTACGGCGAGGCCGTCTTCACCACCGGCATGACCGGCTATCAGGAGACCCTGACCGACCCCTCCTACCACCGCCAGGTCGTCGTGATGACGGCCCCGCACATCGGCAACACCGGCGTCAACGACGAGGACCCCGAGTCCCGGCAGATCTGGGTCGCCGGCTACGTGGTCCGCGACCCCAGCCGCGTGGCCTCCAACTGGCGCTCGCAGCGCACGCTGGACGAGGAGCTGGTCTCGCAGGGCATCGTCGGCATCTCCGGCGTCGACACCCGCGCCATCACCCGGCACCTGCGCGAGCGCGGCGCGATGCGCTGCGGCGTGTTCTCCGGCGACCTGGCCGCCCTGGACCCGGCCGCGCTGGTCGAGAAGGTCAAGGCGAGCCCGGAGATGGCCGGTGCGGACCTGGTCGGCGACGTCACCACCAAGCAGGGCTACGTCGTCGAGCCGATCGGCGAGCACAGGTTCACCGTCGCGGCCTACGACCTCGGTATCAAGTCCATGACACCGCACCGGATGGCCGAGCGCGGCGCCCGGGTGCACGTGCTGTCCGCCTCCGCGACCCTGGAGGACGTCCTGGCGCTGGCGCCGGACGGCTTCTTCATGAGCAACGGCCCCGGCGACCCGGAGACCACCGAGGAGACGATGGTCCCGATCGTGCAGGCGGTCCTGGACCGGAGGATCCCGGTCTTCGGGATCTGCTTCGGCAACCAGATCCTCGGCCGGGCCTTCGGCTTCGGCACCTACAAGCTCAAGTACGGCCACCGCGGCATCAACCAGCCGGTGCAGGACCGCGCGACCGGCAAGGTCGAGGTCACCGCGCACAACCACGGGTTCGCCGTGGACGCGCCGCTGGACAAGGTCAGCGACACCAAGTACGGCCGGGTCGAGGTCAGCCACGTCTGCCTGAACGACGACGTGGTGGAGGGCCTGCGGGCCCTGGACGTCCCGGCCTTCAGCGTGCAGTACCACCCGGAGGCGGCGGCCGGCCCGCACGACGCCGCCTACCTGTTCGACAGGTTCACGGATCTCATGGCCGAGACGAAGAACAACCAGAAGAGCGAGGCCTGA